In Crassostrea angulata isolate pt1a10 chromosome 4, ASM2561291v2, whole genome shotgun sequence, one genomic interval encodes:
- the LOC128181267 gene encoding transient receptor potential cation channel subfamily M member-like 2 — protein sequence MAGVGMDTKIYPSEKYDRVRFSSDQGGAGPSAMNLKERKIQQDRFYEVQSALTLEEARYSEMRKKIPGLGRIPNDRINTQSQDSEFQKRKQEHVVFVKQNFRQIECSKFVPDPKKLGVKKIRDLKCHCGEILTEHAGLSSAQPMNNVQRDIVEAYLIPEKLRSHINRETLFKAPPENLASLLHSVPWSKEDAFRENICTTFGKISFVNNDNSKPAKYVRLSHNDSVDRCLERMEKHWKIMEPKRPSLCISVIGGAKSFKLDNKMRETFNTGLIKAAKTTNAWLITTGSNVGVMKAVGNAVSEGQSFLWDDDRITHTLRLIGIGPWGYVKDRKYLESDGDGCFPVHFNTSNVIQHGKPVPLNPNHTHFVFVDDGYRNNYKGASEFRASFEQKVSKPTEAGGLGIPVVLVILEGGTDAISDAMVSLNHHIPVVVCSGTGRAAEILAYAYSHTRSK from the exons atggcaggTGTTGGAATGGACACAAAGATATACCCCTCAGAGAAATATGACAGGGTTCGATTTTCTTCGGACCAAGGGGGAGCTGGTCCATCGGCCATGAatttgaaagaaagaaaaatccaaCAGGATCGGTTTTATGAGGTGCAATCAGCTTTGACACTTGAGGAGGCGCGATACTCAGAAATGCGTAAAAAGATCCCTGGACTTGGTCGCATTCCTAACGATCGCATTAATACACAGAGCCAGGATTCGGAATTTCAGAAG aGAAAACAAGAACATGTGgtatttgttaaacaaaattttcgaCAAATTGAGTGTAGCAAGTTTGTGCCAGACCCTAAAAAGCTTGGAGTGAAGAAGATCAGGGACTTAAA ATGCCACTGTGGAGAAATTTTGACAGAGCATGCTGGACTTTCCAGTGCTCAACCAATGAACAATGTTCAAAGGGACATTGTGGAGGCATATCTTATTCCGGAGA AGTTGAGAAGCCACATAAATCGGGAGACCCTCTTCAAAGCTCCTCCAGAAAATTTAGCCTCACTTTTACACTCAGTTCCCTGGAGTAAAGAGGATGCGTTCCGGGAAAACATCTGTACAACATTTGGCAAAATCAGTTTTGTGAACAATGACAACTCCAAACCTGCTAAG TATGTGCGACTAAGTCACAATGACTCCGTAGACAGATGCTTGGAACGTATGGAAAAACACTGGAAAATAATGGAACCCAAACGTCCCAGCTTGTGTATATCTGTAATAGGAGGGGCAAAGAGCTTCAAGCTGGACAACAAGATGAGAGAAACGTTCAACACTGGTCTCATTAAG GCGGCAAAGACAACAAATGCTTGGCTGATCACAACTGGGTCAAATGTCGGGGTGATGAAGGCGGTCGGGAATGCGGTCAGTGAGGGACAGTCCTTCTTGTGGGACGACGACCGCATCACCCACACTCTGCGTCTGATCGGTATAGGGCCCTGGGGATATGTCAAAGACAGGAAATACCTGGAGAGTGATGGAGAT ggCTGCTTTCCAGTTCATTTCAATACCAGCAACGTTATTCAACATGGTAAGCCTGTGCCCTTAAATCCGAATCACACACACTTTGTGTTTGTCGACGATGGATACAGGAACAATTATAAAGGAGCGTCTGAGTTTCGGGCATCATTTGAGCAGAAAGTCTCCAAACCTACAGAGG CTGGTGGGTTAGGGATACCGGTTGTGTTGGTGATCTTAGAGGGCGGGACTGACGCTATCAGTGACGCCATGGTGTCTCTCAATCACCATATTCCCGTTGTCGTCTGTTCAGGAACGGGCCGGGCAGCAGAAATCCTGGCCTATGCTTATTCTCACACACGCAGCAAGtaa
- the LOC128179514 gene encoding E3 ubiquitin-protein ligase TRIM71-like: MDPLYSLQDLVRCSLCETSETSMYCKICHIHLCKDCVEKHFSDSSKVHNVVPLKQYLTTLNSPKCRKHPKKQCELHCEQCDIPICAKCISSGKHSGHNQVGIFQSFDNKTEILQKDLQELEKSIYLKYKEIASNIQAQKADLSKNSQILTTTIDKQGEVWHREIDTNITNLKSNVEEMESKHLVVLNKQEDEITHTISEITQTIAELKKLLNSKDVSLVSEYKSRIAEFRRLPPKLKVSLPNFKPQEIHTDQLIEQFGSLSALSFTTEEQVYSMAPPDRSIMGVPQVITTIDTGYDYLHGVTCLNDTEIWTRGYDNMMKLFNLQGERVESIRTKSGNRPHDIAVTRSGDLVYTDNNDRTVNIVNNTQIQTVIRLQGWKPCGVCSTSSGDLLVVMDSDGYKRSKVVRYSGSTEKQIIQYDDKGRPLYSSGPYSNYISENRNLDICVSDCNARAVVVVNQAGKLRFIYTGPPSPTKESFDPWGITTDSQGRILTADYYNHRIHILDQDGQFLRYIDNCHLRHPWGLCVDARDNLFVAENNIGEVQKIQYYM, from the coding sequence ATGGACCCCCTATACAGCCTCCAGGATCTTGTACGCTGCAGCCTTTGTGAAACCTCTGAGACTTCCATGTACtgtaaaatttgtcatatacatctgtgtaaagacTGTGTAGAGAAACATTTCTCTGATTCCTCAAAAGTTCATAATGTGGTGCCACTTAAACAATATCTAACCACTTTGAACAGCCCTAAATGTAGGAAACACCCCAAAAAACAATGTGAACTccactgtgaacaatgtgataTTCCTATTTGTGCAAAATGTATATCATCTGGAAAACATTCAGGACATAACCAAGTCGGCATTTTCCAAAGTTTTGAcaacaaaacagaaattttacaaaaagatttgcaagaattagaaaaatccatttatcttAAATACAAAGAGATTGCATCCAACATCCAAGCGCAGAAAGCTGATCTGAGTAAAAACTCCCAGATATTGACAACAACAATCGACAAACAAGGAGAAgtctggcacagagaaatagacaccaaTATCACAAACCTGAAATCTAACGTGGAGGAAATGGAATCCAAACACCTAGTCGTCCTGAataaacaggaagatgaaatcacacacaccatttctgaaatcacacagaccattGCTGAGCTGAAGAAGTTACTGAACTCCAAAGATGTCAGCCTTGTCTCCGAGTACAAATCCAGGAttgctgaattcagaagattgcctcctaaactcaaagTGTCCTTACCAAACTTTAAGCCTCAGGAAATCCACACAGATCAGCTGAttgaacagtttggttctctgtcagcattATCTTTTACAACAGAGGAACAAGTCTACAGCATGGCGCCCCCAGACCGGTCAATTATGGGTGTACCCCAGGTCATCACAACAATAGACACAGGGTATGATTATCTACACGGTGTAACGTGTCTGAATGATACAGAGATCTGGACACGTGGTTATGATAACATGATGAAACTCTTCAACCTCCAGGGAGAACGAGTGGAGTCCATCcgaaccaagtcagggaacagGCCACacgacatagcagtgacaaggagtggggatctagtttatactgataacaatgatagaactgtgaacatagtgaacaatacacagatacagacagtgatcagactacaggggtggaAACCTTgcggtgtctgtagtacctcctctggtgacctcctggttgtcatggacagCGATGGTTATAAACGAtcaaaagttgtgcgttactctggttccacagagaaacaaattATTCAGTACGATGACAAAGGAcgacctctctattcatctggtcCTTACAGTAattacatcagtgagaacaggaacctagatatctgtgtgtcagactgtaacgcccgtgcagtagtggtggtcaatcaggccgggaaactccggtttatctacactggtcctccctctcCTACCAAGGAATCATTTGATCCATggggcatcacaacagacagccagggtcggatcctgacagctGACTATTACAaccaccgtatccacatcctggatcaggacggacagttcctccgctacattgacaactgtcatttacggcatccatggggtttatgtgtggacgccagagacaacctcttcgTGGCCGAGAACAACATAGGTGAAGtgcaaaaaattcaatattacatgtaa
- the LOC128182074 gene encoding THO complex subunit 3-like, which translates to MVMRDGSTIAVGNKDDLVTFIDVRIHRSKAEEQFKFEVNEISWNNDGDLFFLTSGKGSINILSYPDLKLQPTLNAHPANCICIEFDPKGKYFATGSADALDSIWDVAELACIRTLSR; encoded by the exons ATGGtaatgagag ATGGCAGCACTATAGCGGTGGGCAACAAGGACGACTTAGTTACATTCATTGATGTCAGAATTCACAGGTCAAAGGCGGAGGAACAGTTTAAGTTTGAGGTCAATGAGATCTCGTGGAACAATGACGGGGACCTGTTCTTCTTGACGAGTGGGAAAGGCAGCATAAACATactgag CTACCCAGATTTAAAACTCCAGCCCACCCTGAATGCTCACCCTGCTAACTGTATCTGTATCGAGTTTGACCCCAAGGGAAAGTACTTTGCCACTGGTAGTGCAGACGCCTTGGACAGTATTTGGGACGTAGCAGAGCTAGCCTGTATTAGGACCCTCTCCAGGTAG